The segment AATTGGGAAGTCACTTTCTCTCTTAATAAATATTGTAGCTTCGCAGAGGTCTTTTATGGAAGCTCCTTCTAAACTGATAAGAGATTTTACTACTTCTATTGTATGTTTTACTTGGGATGGGAAATCCCCAAGGTGAATACTTTCTCCTTTCTCGTTTATAGAAGCAGTTCCTGAGACAAAAATCCATTTTACTTCTGGCTCTACTACACAGGTAGCTCGCGCAAAAGCCGAACCGTATTTATAGGGCGGACATTGTAAAGTCCCTGGAAGTGGACGAATTTGAATTTTAGAACCGGCTTTCGGAGAGACTGCGAGGAGGTCCATAATTGTGGAAGCTCCTTTTGGATTTTTCCCACCAATTCCTGTACTTGCAGGTAAGGGAAATTCTTCTATTATATTAAGTTTTTCTTCTTTTGGAATTAATCCAAACTCTTTATAACAAGTATTTCTTGCTAAATTGAATTCGTTATACCAGTCTAAGATTTTATCTACATAAATCCAAGTTCTAACCACATCTCGGTAAGAAGCTCCTTTAGATTTTAAAAGGGCTTCCGCTTTCCGAAACATATTTTCTGCTTGCTTTTGATAAAATTTTTTGTTTTTTAGATTTTTCCCCTCTATACTTTGAAGCTGTATATAAATAGCTCCATTTCTATTCCAGATTCTACCTATAGGAAGATTCCCCTTTTTAAATATTTCTATCTTTTCTTCCGGAATAGTTGGAGAAAAAGAACGAATTTGAATTCCTGAAAAGGGACTGTCAAAGCAAGATTTTCCTTCGATGTAAGTTATAATTCCTGCATCCAAAGGTTTTTTAATTTTCATTTTTTTATTTCGGATTTTAAGTATTTTTTTGTAAAATTCTATATTTCCAAAAATTCTTTCATGAATAATCTCTGATTTTGAATTTGTTAGAATTTCTGCAATTTTATCGTAAATGGCAGAAGCTATTTTAAGAGGATCTGTATTTTTTTCGGTTACAAGCCCAGTTATACATAAATAGGTATTTTGAATTTCGGTAAGGAAAATTTTAAATTCAGGGTATGAGTAAGAGCTTCTTTTGATCATAAACTAATCTATTGGGGATGTGGAACCCAGGTAGGTTTTTCTTCTTCTTTCTTTTGAGTTGGTGTTAATTTTGGATCTAAATTTGCCTGAATTGGCTTTTTATAAGCGGATTTTGCTAAATTCTTCGGTGAGAAACGGACTGGTTTTTTGATGAATTCAGGCACATTGAAATTTTCTAAACATGTTTCGTAATAAGAAGGATTTTTTTGAGGGAGAATAAATGGCTTTGATACATTTCCCTCTTTATCAATGTAGGCAAAATATGGCCTTGAGAATAAGTGGTCCATCCTTTTACTGGAAAAGACAATCCAACGGCTGTTACTTGACCAACTGTGAAAACTTTCTGTATATTCGGTGTTGAGTTCTAATTTTTTTGTTTCCCCGGAAGAAAGGTTCAAAAGATATAGATCAGAACTAGATAAATAAACAGGGAAATTTCCATATGCAGAAACTGTGAAAAGCACAAAATTTCCATCAGGGGAAACACGGGGTTGATTGATACTCCCTCCAACTTTAGATGCGGAGAGGACAAGCTCTAATTTACCCCAAGTTTTTGTCTTTTCTTCGAAAGGAATCCGCATTAAATCGTATTGAATTTTATTATACGCTAGTTCTTTTTGGGATGGATCCTCGTAGGTTTCAAGTTTAGGAGCACTTGAAAAGTATAAATATTTTCCATCCGCTGACCAGGTAGGCCAGTTTTCCATTCTGTTTTGGTTTGCTATTTGAGAATCGGTTGTTATAGTGTTTGAAGGGATATCATATATTAGTAAATCTGAGGCTCGGTCTAATACGTCTCTTGGCTCCCCAATGGAGTGGTAAAACAAAAGAAGTTTATTTATTGAGAATGCAATGAGGTTTCCAGATGGGTGCCAGGCAGGATAGGCTACAGGAGCTTGATTAAATGCAGTTCTTGTATCAATTTTGTATACATCGTTTCCAAGCACTAATAACATTGCTGTGCCTGGACCTCTCCTTAAATGCAAAAGCCATTTTTCCGGATTATTACTAAAGAAATTGTGACAGTTAATACAATTTTCTTGAGTTAATCTATTGATAAGAATGGGAGACTCTTCAAAATTTTCAATACATCTCTGATAGATCCCCATTTTTTTCCAGTAGGTATATAAAGGGCCAAGGCGACGATAAGCAATATAAGAGTCAATAGAGTCTAAAGCGATTTGATTTATAATAGGAGAGAAACGAAGCCAATTACCCAAAGAATCTTTTATTGCAATTTCTATTTTGTAGGAATTTCCTCTATTTAAAGATAGAAAATTCTTCCAGGCTTTCATAGGAATTTTGATAATAGGTGATTTCCTAAAAATTTTAATGGGAGCCCCATAAGAACCTTGTATTTCTACCTTATATTGAGTTCCCTTTTCTTCAATTCGGAAATTTAAAGGAGCGATATTTGGGGGAATCGTAATTCCAGAGTAATCCGGAGAAATTGTTGGTGAACGGGGAACGAGCATTTCAGTTTGGGAAGAAGAGCATCCAACCCAAAAGTTAAAAAAAATTATATAAAACAAAATTGCTTTTTTCATTTTTTCTTCTCTCCAATAAATTTTATGAACCAATAATACCAATAAGTGTCGCCGAGCTCCTCTTTAAGTTCATTTAAGGAGGTTTTATCTAATTGAGCTTGAAGAAGAAGAGATTGAAATTTTGAAAAACGCTGAAAAATATAAGAATTAACATAAGGTTTTAATGGGTCAATTTGTCTCCATTTTGATAGGAAGGCATAAAGAACAACTGCTTCTTGAATGTGCCGAGGAATTCTATTATATCCAAAAGTTTTAAATTTGTTTATGTTTTCCCATATTACTCTAAGATTCCCTCTTAGGAGTTCATAAGCCACTAAATATTCAAATGCCATTCTGTTTTTAGGATTTTGTTGGAGTAAAATCAAAAGTTCTCTCTCTGATGGTTCTGCTATTGAAATGAAATCATTCTCTGGGATTAAACTTTGGAATTCTTTTAGGGTTCTATCTTTTTCAAATAAGTCTTTTTCTTCTGCCAATCCGAGTAAAAATTTCGCTCTCGTTCGGCTTTTTATAGTGTATTTTAATTTTCTCCAAAACATCTTAGCAGTTTCTTTTTCGCCTTTTAGAAGATAAATAAGACCTATTCTATCTAATATTTCGGGAGTTTGCCCACTAACTTCCATAGATTCATTAGCCCAGTGTAAAGACTCCGAAATAAGACCAAGTTCAAAGAAAAGTTCACAAGCTACTTCCGGATTCTCAAAGCAAAGTTCCCGATTTGGAAGAAGCCCAATGGGTCCAAACCATTGAGGGTATGCGAAAGCCGAGTCTAAGAGATGACCTTTGTAGTAAAGAGCTCTATTTATTTGAATTGTAAGATGAGGATTTATAGACGTTAGTTTTTTACCAATCCTAAGAGTGCTTTCCCAATCCATTTTTCTAGATGCGCGGAAAACCATTAAGCGTTTTGTAAGGGAAGAGTTAAAGCCAATCCATATTTTAAGAAAAAGAGTAAATAGAATAGAAATTGTTCCTCCAACCCATATTAAATCTTTTATTTTTCTGAACTTGTTTCTTATCTTGTCTAATAGAGAAGCGAAAAACGCAAAACCTCCAATTAAAGGAAAAATTAGAAGAAATCCCAAACGGGCAAAAAGAGGGGGGTAAGATCCTTCAATTGGAAGATGATGTAGGCAAGCTTGCCGAAAGGAAGTAAGAGAGAAAAAGGAACCAATTATACAAAATAGTCCAGAAATTAAAAGGTAAAATAAGCTCCTTTTGGATTTAAAATTTATCCATTCCCAAATAGCACAGAAAATTGTGAAAATTAAGAAAGCACCTCCGCAAATCCAGAATGAAACCCCACTTAAAATTGTATATATTCCTATTTTAACTAGTTGAGATTTTAGATTCCATTTAATGAATAACCAAGTAAAAATTAATACAATAAGAGTGGCAATTCCTAATGATAAAGGTGTTTGATAATAAGCATATAAAAAAAGAAGGAATATTCCGGGAATCCAATGAATAGTGTGTATCTGGGTTTTCCAGAGGATATTTGTGATTTTTTTTGTAAAAAATGCAATCCCCAAGAGTATTGCAGAAAGAAATAAAGCTCCAATTAAAGGATATTCAAGAATTTGTCCCAAAAAGGCAGAAATATAGTCTACAAGCCCACCCGAGATAGAGAGATGCTGTTTTAGAAAATCCCAATATGTAAAAAATATAGGGCGTTGAAATTCATAAATTAGTTGAGAATGGACTCTAAAAATTATAGCAAATAAGGATAGAGAAAAGACCAAAAAGTCTTGTGCCCAAACTTTATAACGATAATTTATCTTAGACAAGTAAGAATTCATTTTTAAAACGATTTTTGAAAAATATACAGAATGC is part of the candidate division WOR-3 bacterium genome and harbors:
- a CDS encoding RidA family protein encodes the protein MIKRSSYSYPEFKIFLTEIQNTYLCITGLVTEKNTDPLKIASAIYDKIAEILTNSKSEIIHERIFGNIEFYKKILKIRNKKMKIKKPLDAGIITYIEGKSCFDSPFSGIQIRSFSPTIPEEKIEIFKKGNLPIGRIWNRNGAIYIQLQSIEGKNLKNKKFYQKQAENMFRKAEALLKSKGASYRDVVRTWIYVDKILDWYNEFNLARNTCYKEFGLIPKEEKLNIIEEFPLPASTGIGGKNPKGASTIMDLLAVSPKAGSKIQIRPLPGTLQCPPYKYGSAFARATCVVEPEVKWIFVSGTASINEKGESIHLGDFPSQVKHTIEVVKSLISLEGASIKDLCEATIFIKRESDFPIYQEISKSLGLSDIPALYLIADVCREELLFELEATFALRI
- a CDS encoding cytochrome C biosynthesis protein; the encoded protein is MKKAILFYIIFFNFWVGCSSSQTEMLVPRSPTISPDYSGITIPPNIAPLNFRIEEKGTQYKVEIQGSYGAPIKIFRKSPIIKIPMKAWKNFLSLNRGNSYKIEIAIKDSLGNWLRFSPIINQIALDSIDSYIAYRRLGPLYTYWKKMGIYQRCIENFEESPILINRLTQENCINCHNFFSNNPEKWLLHLRRGPGTAMLLVLGNDVYKIDTRTAFNQAPVAYPAWHPSGNLIAFSINKLLLFYHSIGEPRDVLDRASDLLIYDIPSNTITTDSQIANQNRMENWPTWSADGKYLYFSSAPKLETYEDPSQKELAYNKIQYDLMRIPFEEKTKTWGKLELVLSASKVGGSINQPRVSPDGNFVLFTVSAYGNFPVYLSSSDLYLLNLSSGETKKLELNTEYTESFHSWSSNSRWIVFSSKRMDHLFSRPYFAYIDKEGNVSKPFILPQKNPSYYETCLENFNVPEFIKKPVRFSPKNLAKSAYKKPIQANLDPKLTPTQKKEEEKPTWVPHPQ
- a CDS encoding DUF6057 family protein, translating into MNSYLSKINYRYKVWAQDFLVFSLSLFAIIFRVHSQLIYEFQRPIFFTYWDFLKQHLSISGGLVDYISAFLGQILEYPLIGALFLSAILLGIAFFTKKITNILWKTQIHTIHWIPGIFLLFLYAYYQTPLSLGIATLIVLIFTWLFIKWNLKSQLVKIGIYTILSGVSFWICGGAFLIFTIFCAIWEWINFKSKRSLFYLLISGLFCIIGSFFSLTSFRQACLHHLPIEGSYPPLFARLGFLLIFPLIGGFAFFASLLDKIRNKFRKIKDLIWVGGTISILFTLFLKIWIGFNSSLTKRLMVFRASRKMDWESTLRIGKKLTSINPHLTIQINRALYYKGHLLDSAFAYPQWFGPIGLLPNRELCFENPEVACELFFELGLISESLHWANESMEVSGQTPEILDRIGLIYLLKGEKETAKMFWRKLKYTIKSRTRAKFLLGLAEEKDLFEKDRTLKEFQSLIPENDFISIAEPSERELLILLQQNPKNRMAFEYLVAYELLRGNLRVIWENINKFKTFGYNRIPRHIQEAVVLYAFLSKWRQIDPLKPYVNSYIFQRFSKFQSLLLQAQLDKTSLNELKEELGDTYWYYWFIKFIGEKKK